From the Desulfovibrio sp. JY genome, one window contains:
- a CDS encoding LL-diaminopimelate aminotransferase, translating to MNESYIQQLFADRIGGNQFGKDTVLYKFEKIKRAKKAALAAHPGMQLIDLGVGEPDWMAAPEVVDVLCAEARKPENRGYTDNGVQAFKDAAARYMDKVFGVPGIDPACEVVHGIGSKPVLALLPLAFINPGDITIMTVPGYPVMGSTTRGLGGEVVNLPITPENDFLPDLDALTPDQRKRAKLLYINYPNNPTGATATPAFFERVVRFAKENDVIVVSDAAYAALTFDGRKPLSFLSVPGTKDVGVEIHSLSKAYNMTGWRLAFVCGNELVVKGFAAVKDNNDSGQFAAIQKAGVYCLDHPEITEKTAAKYSRRHDMLVAALSGLGFAVKKPGASFYLYARIPSGTKDGRKFASAEDFSQFCITEKLISTVPWDDAGPYVRFSVTFEAADEAGERRIVDEVARRLSEVGFVF from the coding sequence CAATCAGTTCGGCAAGGATACGGTCCTCTACAAGTTCGAAAAAATCAAGCGGGCCAAGAAAGCGGCCCTGGCCGCCCACCCCGGAATGCAGCTGATCGACCTCGGCGTCGGCGAGCCCGACTGGATGGCCGCGCCCGAAGTGGTCGACGTGCTGTGCGCCGAGGCCAGAAAGCCCGAGAATCGGGGCTATACCGACAACGGCGTCCAGGCCTTCAAGGACGCGGCCGCGCGCTACATGGACAAGGTCTTCGGCGTGCCCGGCATCGACCCGGCCTGCGAGGTGGTCCACGGCATCGGCTCCAAGCCGGTGCTGGCCCTGCTCCCCCTGGCCTTCATCAACCCCGGCGACATCACCATCATGACCGTGCCCGGCTATCCGGTCATGGGCAGCACCACCCGGGGCCTCGGCGGCGAGGTGGTCAACCTGCCCATCACCCCCGAAAACGACTTCCTGCCCGATCTCGACGCCCTGACCCCGGACCAGCGCAAGCGGGCCAAGCTCCTCTACATCAACTACCCCAACAACCCCACCGGCGCCACGGCCACCCCGGCCTTCTTCGAACGGGTGGTGCGCTTCGCCAAGGAAAACGACGTCATTGTCGTCTCCGACGCCGCCTATGCCGCGCTGACCTTCGACGGCCGCAAGCCCTTAAGCTTCCTGTCCGTCCCCGGGACCAAGGACGTGGGCGTGGAAATCCACTCCCTGTCCAAGGCCTACAACATGACCGGCTGGCGTCTGGCCTTCGTGTGCGGCAACGAACTTGTGGTCAAGGGCTTCGCCGCCGTGAAGGACAACAACGATTCCGGCCAGTTCGCCGCCATCCAGAAGGCCGGCGTGTACTGCCTGGACCACCCCGAAATCACCGAGAAGACCGCGGCCAAGTACTCGCGTCGCCACGACATGCTCGTCGCGGCCCTGTCCGGCCTGGGATTCGCCGTCAAAAAGCCCGGCGCGTCCTTCTACCTCTATGCCCGGATTCCCTCCGGTACCAAGGACGGCCGGAAATTCGCCTCGGCCGAGGACTTCTCCCAGTTCTGCATCACCGAGAAGCTCATCTCCACCGTGCCCTGGGACGACGCAGGTCCCTACGTCCGCTTCTCTGTCACCTTCGAGGCGGCCGACGAGGCCGGGGAACGCCGCATCGTGGACGAAGTCGCCCGCCGGCTGTCGGAAGTGGGATTCGTATTTTAA
- a CDS encoding VOC family protein — MRYTGINHLAMATRDMDATIRFWRDLLRMRLVAGLGRPGYRHYFLEISENDMIAFFEWPDVAPIPEKDHGVPVKGPYAFDHVSIGVRDRDDLWEIRDRLEAAGFWVSEIIDHGFIFSVYSFDPNNIAIEFSCPVPGVDIRDTPVMGDTHPSATAREGSEPQPGKWPEPTPTPYADRRIYPGEGRELVDVKDE; from the coding sequence ATGCGATATACCGGCATCAACCACCTGGCCATGGCCACCCGGGACATGGACGCCACCATCCGCTTCTGGCGCGACCTGTTGCGGATGCGGCTGGTGGCCGGGCTCGGGCGTCCGGGCTACCGCCACTACTTCCTGGAAATCTCCGAAAACGACATGATCGCCTTTTTCGAGTGGCCGGATGTTGCGCCCATCCCGGAAAAGGACCACGGCGTGCCGGTCAAGGGACCCTACGCCTTCGACCACGTCTCCATCGGCGTGCGCGACCGCGACGACCTGTGGGAGATCAGGGACCGGCTGGAGGCGGCCGGGTTCTGGGTGTCGGAGATCATCGACCACGGATTCATCTTCTCGGTCTACTCCTTCGACCCCAACAACATCGCCATCGAGTTCAGCTGCCCGGTGCCGGGCGTGGATATCCGGGACACGCCGGTCATGGGCGACACCCATCCGAGCGCCACGGCCCGGGAAGGGAGCGAGCCCCAGCCCGGCAAATGGCCCGAGCCAACGCCCACGCCCTATGCCGATCGCCGCATCTATCCCGGCGAGGGGCGCGAACTCGTGGACGTCAAGGACGAATAA
- the dapF gene encoding diaminopimelate epimerase, producing the protein MDLEAVCGPSVPFFKMQGCGNDFVFVDNRELGYDPQSMPDIVVPVCQKAFGVGADGMMFFDHAPEGSGLAYIWHFFNADGSRAEMCGNGSRCAARLAWMLGIAPARHVFGTDAGPIEAEVDPDSNLVTVRLTAPKDLRLNMELEMEVEEKHHQMTLHSVNTGVPHTVAFVDDLESVDVWRLGRTVRHHEFFKPAGTNVNFVAVTGKGQLSLRTYERGVEDETYACGTGAVASAVIAKELGLTGEETVITTTGGEELGVILRDGKTYLRGAAELVFRGEFYPRSLGIES; encoded by the coding sequence ATGGATTTGGAAGCTGTCTGCGGCCCGTCGGTGCCGTTTTTCAAGATGCAGGGCTGCGGCAATGATTTCGTCTTCGTGGACAATCGCGAACTGGGCTACGATCCGCAATCCATGCCCGATATCGTCGTGCCGGTGTGCCAGAAAGCCTTTGGCGTGGGGGCCGACGGCATGATGTTTTTCGACCATGCCCCGGAAGGTTCGGGGTTGGCCTACATCTGGCACTTTTTCAACGCCGACGGTTCCCGGGCCGAGATGTGCGGCAACGGTTCGCGCTGCGCGGCCAGGCTTGCCTGGATGCTCGGCATCGCGCCGGCCCGCCATGTTTTCGGCACCGATGCCGGCCCCATCGAGGCGGAGGTCGATCCCGACTCCAATCTGGTCACGGTGCGGCTGACCGCGCCCAAGGACCTGCGCCTCAACATGGAGCTGGAGATGGAGGTCGAGGAGAAGCACCACCAGATGACGCTGCACAGCGTCAATACCGGCGTGCCCCATACCGTGGCGTTTGTGGACGATCTGGAAAGCGTGGACGTCTGGCGGCTTGGCCGCACGGTGCGCCACCACGAGTTTTTCAAGCCGGCCGGCACCAACGTCAATTTCGTGGCCGTTACGGGCAAGGGACAGTTGTCGCTGCGCACCTACGAGCGCGGGGTGGAGGACGAGACCTACGCCTGCGGCACCGGAGCCGTGGCTTCGGCCGTCATCGCCAAGGAGCTTGGGCTCACCGGCGAGGAAACGGTGATCACCACCACCGGCGGCGAGGAACTGGGCGTGATTTTGCGCGACGGCAAGACCTATCTGCGCGGGGCGGCCGAGCTGGTTTTCCGGGGGGAATTCTACCCGCGAAGCCTGGGCATCGAGTCGTAG